From a single Chiloscyllium punctatum isolate Juve2018m chromosome 31, sChiPun1.3, whole genome shotgun sequence genomic region:
- the LOC140457197 gene encoding tRNA 2'-phosphotransferase 1-like, which translates to PPNQGHSVQVEELELIPISEAAGNVPEQAVHGTYRRHWDSIRVEGLRCIRSNCELAIFIQLRKAIRDGIPFYLSTNRVILTPGNENGVLPPKYFQRVLQLKPSRCVLPLDE; encoded by the exons GTCGAGGAGCTGGAGCTGATTCCGATCTCGGAGGCTGCTGGGAATGTTCCGGAACAGGCTGTTCATGGCACCTACCGGCGCCACTGGGACTCGATAAGGGTGGAGGGTCTGCGCT GTATACGCAGTAACTGTGAACTGGCCATCTTCATCCAGCTGAGAAAGGCCATCAGAG ATGGAATCCCCTTTTATCTCTCCACCAATCGGGTGATTTTGACGCCAGGGAATGAGAATGGGGTTTTACCCCCAAAATATTTCCAGAGAGTTCTGCAGCTGAAACCATCCC GATGTGTACTCCCCCTTGATGAATGA